A window of candidate division KSB1 bacterium genomic DNA:
GTGGGGTGGAGAAGGATGAGTTGGAGCGGGGGATGGTGGTGGCGGCTCCTGGGAGCATAACGCCGCACACGCGGTTTCGGGGTCAGGTGTACGTGTTGAAGAAGGAGGAGGGGGGTCGGCACACGCCGTTTTTCAGTGGGTATCGGCCGCAGTTTTATTTTCGGACGACGGACGTGACGGGTAC
This region includes:
- the tuf gene encoding elongation factor Tu (EF-Tu; promotes GTP-dependent binding of aminoacyl-tRNA to the A-site of ribosomes during protein biosynthesis; when the tRNA anticodon matches the mRNA codon, GTP hydrolysis results; the inactive EF-Tu-GDP leaves the ribosome and release of GDP is promoted by elongation factor Ts; many prokaryotes have two copies of the gene encoding EF-Tu); translated protein: GVEKDELERGMVVAAPGSITPHTRFRGQVYVLKKEEGGRHTPFFSGYRPQFYFRTTDVTGTIKLPEGVEMVMPGDNIEMEVELQKPIAMEEGLRFAIREGGRTVGAGVVTKILE